CTTAAGAAagttaccgttcaaaaaaaaaataattattaacgaGTGAGTTGGAAACAATTTATGGATAACAATTAACCTTGTAACGGTTTCGTCTAAACCTTTAAATTTCTAACAAATAAGTTAGAAATGGTTTTTTACATAAATGTTAAAACTGTTTtgtatttgtttatttctaatgagcgtattagaaaTAGTATTTTTTCGATTACTTCTAATGAGCGTGTTAGAAACGATTTAAAGAGTTTGACAATTTTTCACTTTCTAAGGAGCGTCTTAGaaaatgtttatgtttacttCTAACGAGTGTGTTAGAGACGATTTAAAGAGTTTGACAATTGCTTACTTTCTAAGGAGCGTCTTAGaaaaggtttatgtttatttctaacgagcgtgttagaaaataTTCATTTAAATAAACTAAAATTGGCTTATGAGAATAAGTGTATTCGTTTTATTTCTAACGAGCGCGTTAGAAACGGTTTACTTTATAAAAACTGAATATTTTGAATGTTTGTCAAACAGTTAAATTCTAATTAGCGTATTAGAATTGATTATCATAGAAACCACTCATTTTAATGGTTGGTAATCGTTTATTATCTAACAGCGGGTTAGAAACGGTTTGAATATGATAAACCAATTATTAAAACGATGTgtattcgttttattttcaaacgagCGAGTTTGAAactgttttattaaataaactaTTATAAGGTTTATGGTATTGATTTGTaatcaaaatataaatatatagtttatttttaaaacacTTGCAAAAACGAGAAATGTTTTGAACGAATAAAACATGTCTTTAAGAATTACAAGTGATTCGATACTTCCACGAGAAGTATAACGTCTTCAACCATATAATAGTCTCGGAATGactatttggtgaaaaacaactcGATGTTGTTATAAATATAATAAGTTGCACAACTACTTGCGAGTAGTTAATTGTAAACAACTTTATATTTTGGACAACTTGTGATTATTCAAGTTTAGAGTTTCAAGACGAAACAAGTTATACGTGTTCcattgagggagtacctcaaaaCATGACAGAATGATGTAATTGCGTTTATTTCGTTCTAAAGTATTGAAAATAATAACACTTTAGGATTTGATGTTTAGATATCATTGGTGTATCCTTTATTTTGGACTACTAATAAGTTGTCAAAAGGATACACATTTTGATATAAAGTGTAAAAACTAATTTACACGGACACAACGAGCGGGTTGTGATCATGACTTATGTAATAAGTCACAAATCAAACATCAAATGCATAACGGCGTCGTGAGAAACGTGGTGTATGGTTTGAGATGAAATGCACGAAAACGAGATATGTCATCTAATGTTGAGAGCATCAACATGGAAATGCATATGTAAGTTTTCaaagaatataatatatgaaagaaatatatgttattattgtaaatgattttaataaatttagaaaatttattaATGGAAATTTACAATAGTGATGGACTTGTAGATGCTTCTACCATCATCAATGTTGTTTAAACTATGTGGAGGCTTGGTCCTCAATTTGGGAGAGTATCCCAATACATGGTATTATTGAAACAACAATGTAAATGTATATATCACTATAGGTATACGTGAATGCCTTGTTGTTGAGAGTCAATCTAATTGACTATATCTCAAGACTGGAgtgattttatacaaagatcGTTCATcaaagtgacttggattaagacttataTTTAAGTCCTTAGGAAGTCAATGGTGAAGCCTTGGATATAAAAAAGCAAATGAGTTATGATcctaatggatggagttaactatGGTTTTGAGACCTTCCTAAAACCGATGGTTTTGGAATGGTGAAATAAAATTTCATTATTGTGTCTAAACTAAGAAACGAATGTTCGGAAGAGATAGTGCGTTATCTCTTAAGGCTGTGAAGAATCGGAATGATGCATCTTCCGTTCACATGCTAGAGTATTgtggtctaaagcatgctagactaataCTTGTTAATTTATATGCTTGACGGAGATTAAATTAACTTTAAACATTTAAAATATGTGATGACATAATAACGAATTTTGTGCTAAAACAAAACTATAAATAACTTCATATATGAAGAACTCATATAGCTCAGAAGCACTTATGAGCAATATTAATCTGAGTAGAGTAATATAATTGGATGACTGCATTGACAAAAAGATATGGATAATTTTTATCCTATCACGCGAGTCTAAAAGTCATCAAGAGTAATATTACTCAAACTTAATTAAAATGCAAGCAATGTGGGGGGAGAAGCCATTTAAGAAACAAACCCTTTAGGGTATGTGGAAATGgtagttgagaagttttctcaaactcgaaatgaaagggagaacctttcatcaccccatttggatgttatccaattacacttaaatgtgggtGACTTGCATTTGTATATGGAAATGGGagttgagaagttttctcaaactcgaaatgaaaggGAGAATCTTTCATCGCCCCATTTGGATGCTATCCAATTACACTTAAATATGGGGGTGACTTGCATATATTGCAAACGCATGACCAAGTGGAGTACACAATGGTTATATGGAGTCAATCGAGTAGATTGGACTCGAATGCCAATTGGTTAGATTCAAAATCTAGTAAGATGTCAGTCATAACACACCAAAGGCATGGTGAAAACGTGTCTAGCCATGAATTGAGTTTCATGTCATTCTAAAGACAAGGTACATAACTGGATCCAGGTTGAGATCACGAGTTATAAGTCTTATGAATCGACTAAATGGCAAAAGTGACTAGCGAGTCAAGAACACGTTAGGACAACTGATCTAAACTGAAAACTATTGTTGTTGACTTAGCGAAGTCAACAAATAAAGTTGGATCCAACAACCAGTGGGTTgataagagatcaagttgtggaatgagactaaagcccatggaaaagggacatgagggaaacctaacctagctgactggagatcccaagatctaggttcaataggacaacttaatcatgAACCAAAGGGTAGTCACTGTGGGGGCATAactaatatatatgtttatatataagcTAGTGTATATGTTCATATATCCCCCTAAAAatataaaagggtgtttaaatacgtcctagtcCATTTCTATAATATTcagtgacattgttgtgaggctaagcataatatATGGCTAATTGATTTGTGAAAATCATAGTAAGCcataatgcttttaatgattcaaagGAATCACCTATGTGAGGGAGAAGTAGGGTCGCTTCGATTGGCATTGTGGGGTGCgcaatcctagagctctcgcagaaccaggctagtgttccaggaccataataggacacgatAATGAGGGGATGGCCCGGCTAGGgaaagtattgtgtgaatgtatattgtcgtttacacaaatggggggttGTTCAAGGACATCACGTCTACAAAACCCTAGTAGACTAAGTGTGCTTCACAAAGGAAGGTTCAAAGGCAAAACCTACCTATCCTGCAATACTCGACTGTCGAGGTTTCATCGGggaattttgtgtgttttaatcgatctccattcatgtgggggattgttggaaatttagtgaaaatgagtttttcactaaatattttggacatcaataattatatttatatatgtgtgctataaataataattagtgggtttgtgttctatgtggTGAGAGGATCATAATAATGAATCAAACTATGTCCAaaatagagctaagatgaatagaatatcgatgCTCGAAGTTGAGTGATTGTAGAGAATATTTCTAAACTTTGGTGACTCTAGTATAAATTCATCTTTGTCATAAATTGGTGGTTTTATGACATTTAATCTCTATTCAAGAGTCATGATGTAAGTTTTATTATgtcttattattttatttaatatgacATTAACATGAAATTAATCCTTTTTGACTCATAATGAAGGTTTTTATTGTCATAAATGTCTTTAAACAATAGAAATTAAATATGGAGTTTTAGTTTTAAAGGAACTTATGACTCTTTGTTGGATACAAGAAAGAAAATAGAGAAAAAATGAGATGAAAGAGATATACTAGAGAAGATTATTTATTCACAAAGCTTTATAGAATTTAGAGAGGAGTACTCTCTAATTCTTCTACCATCACCAACTTATCTTTATTTATTTTCCACATAAATTAGAACACCATGACACCCGATGCTATCTCGGGCGCGagtgccatctccggcagtacacatactgttccggttgttgtaccctgggagacagaaccgtctgagaggaggcgcagaatctgttttaagggaagcgtgttgaacacgtgtcTCAGCCACAACTGTCAATGATATTTTGCTTGTCTTGCAGCGGAGTTTCGTACAAGAAGGTGCGGTTGAAGTTCTTCTAAAGACATcgacttgaatcaagattggtacaattaaattgtattttatattcgtttatttatttttgtaaccggtattgtactagaagaatttcccacaaatatcaagagtctcgttattatatattttgtaatttattttattgaaaacgtgaacctagttcctacagAAACCATAAAGCCCATAGGAGCGTGTAAGAAGCCCACGACCATGACGCCCAAAAAGAGCACTCCAAGCCCAAGCTCTAAAACCCATACTCGCAGCCCGCTCAATCAAAACAAACCCGAATAAACCCGTACTTTACAATACTCCAAAATTAGCCCACATAATAAATAGATAACCATGGGTAGCCCAAAATCAATCAAATCAACATAACAATCTCCTAGAGAGAGAAGACCTGTTCCAGAATTGAAGAAGCATGGTGCTGGCCCAATCCCATACTTGGGCCCACTGCTTCAATCCCGTCCAATGTCACTCGCCAGCCTAATCCCATACTTGAGCCTGCTCCATTAGCCATACGTTGTGAGGCGATAGGTCGGATatttctcaaccaattaaaaaaacactaccagagttttgctagaaaaaaaaaactaaaacgcaATCAAAACCGTAATTTTGAAAAGCCTGTTGTTGAGAACAACAATCTGTTTATACAGGTGAGCCTGTTGTTGAGAACAACAATGATGATGAATATGCTGCTGCTtttgctgatgatgatgatgattgcaaAATCGTGACTGAAAGGACCGTTTTCGACCACATACGTGAAAAAGCCAAAAGCTTACCTTCTTTGGCAGCCAAACCAACCGCCGAATATCCTCCATCTGAAGAGACATTAAGTCTTATAAGAAAGCGTACACGCGATAGGCAGCTTGCACTCACTCAATGACACTGAAGAATTTTTAGACCTGACCGAAGGTTTTAATCCATGTGAAGAATCAAGTGAGCCAGACAAACACATTCGGTCCAAAATACCAACTGGAGAGAATATATTTGAACATATAAGAAAGAAAGCAAAGAGCTTCCCTCGAATTGATGAAATTAGGAGTATAAGCTCCAAGCCATCCAATactaactttgactttgacttatTTGCAGAtgcaaagtcaaatttaatcattttaGATCCAGAACCTGTGAAACCGCAAAAGTCAAGTTTAGGGAACAGGCAATGCTGCTCATTGGCAACAGCAGCTGAAACAAGGGAAGGCACAGATCCATTTCGTGGGTTCAAGAGTGTATTTTTGTTTCTGTAACTACTTCGACACTATAAAAACGTAGCTGCATGCCTTAGACTAAAAATCTGCATTCATACATGGTGATTTCTGGTGCATACTTTAACTGCTATTTTTTCTTTCCTGTAAACACTATCACCGGCTAGTATGCGAAGTTGATTAAAAGCCATTTGAAAGGTGTTATAAAACAGGTGTCATTTTCCAACATGGTTCAAGCTGATGACCAAGTGTACCATTCAAATGCTCTTAACTTAATTAAAAATGAGTGCTTGGAGATTAATCCAAAGTTGATCACCATTTATGGGATATGCAATAttgaaaaatgtttttgaagACTTAACCAGCCACGTCACTCCGACATTCAAGTCACTCGTTGATGAAAAGAAAGTACACGTATCAAAAGCATATAGTTTGAGAAAAATCTTCGTAAGAGAAGGCGATGAGTGAGTGACTAGCGTAAGGGGTCTAATTAAGCCAACATGCAACATATAATTGTAATAATTGCCTCTAAGATTTCTTTGGTGTGACCCCTATaagatatttttttttcaatgacccctataagatttttttttttttttgttttttttcagTTAGGATATGTCGGCTAGCGTATTATGGGCTAAGTTATTAGGCTTTAATTATATATCACTAAGCAACAAAACGTCATCAGAGTAGAGATCTATGGGACTTCCTAAGGAAGTCCAATGTCCATGTTACGGGAATCCTGTCCTTACATATTAAATGTAGCGCTATAACGCTTGCCTAGGTTAGGTCCGACGATATTTAACTTACATTTTGATAATCTAATACTGAGCTAGATGTGGGTGCATCCATGGCCGGCCCTGAGGGTGGGCGGGGaagaccaccggccagggcccgatatttcgagggGCACATTTTTTATGAAAGAAACCCGATATGTATAATATGTAAAATATACATATACATTTGCGTGGCCCAAATTAAACCAACACCCAATAAACGCCCGATAGACAACTTCGGCCCAGTTCATAAACCAAACATTGGGCCATGATTACCTCCGAAAAATCAAGCCCTTTACAGAACGCCGTCACCAAATAAACAGTCGTTGTTAACGTCACTATAAACCCTAGGGCACTACAAACCCTAAAAAATTTGCTCTCAAAATTACAACTAACAAGAACCCAAATGACAGCATTTTCAATGGAGAAGATAGAAAAAGCCCCAAAAGAGGTAAATTTATGTCTTTAACTCGTCAATTTCTCTTCATAACCATTTATTTTTCTGTATTTATTGCATAATTGCTGAtaaatttgtaaatttttttGTGAAATACATAGTATTGGAAGCTTAATTCTTCATCATGAATCCACTGATGTCAATCTTAATCCTTAAATTTGACATTAATCTGGTgttgttgactttgactttaaaCTGTTAGGTTCTGGTTGACATTGTGAAATTGGCACAAAAGAAAGGGATGGAAGGTAGTAATGGAGGATGGAAGGAGTTTTTGAGTGTTTATGATAAGAAGTTGGGGAAAAGTTTGAGTGATCCTGCAAGAAGGGCACCTGATGCATTGATTGCTTTTTTGAAAACTTTTAGTAATGTTGATGATTTGAAGGCAAGTGGAACTTTGTTTTGTGTTTCGGGTAtgtttttgatgatgatgatgatggggaTGTTTTGTTTCAGTTTTTTGATAAGGTGGTTGAAAAGCATGAGAGCATGGAGCATATCGAGAAGAAGACGGATAAACTGTCTCCTGAACAGGTCTGTTTGTGTTGTTTTTTGGTTAAtatcagtggcggatccaggattttTTCCTTTTTTGGTAGTTAGATTAAGGTTAGAGTTTTTGGGCCGGGTCGAATGGGAAGATAATAAAATATGATATCATAATAAGATTAAGGTTAGAGTTTTTTAATTAAAGATTCAAAATTCAGTGGGTTGATATCCCATGAATTGGATGTTGCAACTGTAATGTTGCTTTTACTTTCCATAGATTCTGGTATAGATCATATGCATATAAATGGTGTTTTTGGATTGTTCTGGTTGCTGCTTGCTTTCTACTGGCTTCTAAAGTCTGAACTAGCCTGCCTGCACAACTGAACCAGTAAAAAGACTAGCCATATGTACTTAGCCAGCCAGCCAGCCAGCCACATGCCAATAGAGATTATGATTCTTGGGAACTTGAATATGTTAAATGTTCTTTCTTGAGAACTAATATACATTAAGTGTTATTTGCTTgaaaattaatataaataaaagattaatttttttttttagaattaaaGCAAATATAAATATGCATATTAGGTTGAATTtaagaaaacaaaataaattaaatattGATAGCTATGCAATTTAGTTATTTCTACTGCATACCTGAAGACCCATTTGTTAGCTCCACCACACTTTTAGAATCGGAGGCCTGCTAGTGCCAGCACCTTTGGTAGCCCAATTGCACCGGATCTGCCTACTGCCAAGCCACTTCCCTGATAAGAATAAATAATGATGGAATATTCTACAGCTCcaaatgaaaataataaaaaataaaatgccattttcctccctgaagTTTGGCtaattttgcgactttcgtccaaaggtttgttccgcatctgaatccaaaaggttttaaatcttgccattaactccatccatttttcccgttaagtcaagggtattttttttttgttaacttatagggcaattcagtcttttcactttatgtacaagtgAGTCCTTAAGTGAAAAGACCGAATTACTCTttaagttacaaaaaaaaaaacaaaaatactcCCGACTTactggagaaaaatggatggagttaacaagccggatgaaatTGGTAAGATTTCAAAcgttttggatccagatgcggaaaaacaaacctttgaacgaaGGTCGCAAAACTAGCCGAACCTCagagggacgaaaatggcattttactcgaaAGAAAATAACTAAACGCTTACCAGTTAAGTCATTTATAGCACTTTGAGCATCCTGAAGGGGAATTTTAAATGTTAGATCCTTTTCCTAGCTAACAGGTCGAGAGACAATTGCACACAGATGCAGGTAAGCTCGTATAACTACTAGGAAAGCGTTCAATGAGATGAATTCAGGTTGAAACGGGTCAGTTTTAAATAAATGGGCCAGCTGTGTTGTGGTTGTCCTGCAAACATAGACACCTGTCCTATCCATTATCGATTTTGTATGGATAATTCAAGCATTAATTACGATTACTCTTAAAATACAGTTTATATAATTGTTTGAACAAACGGATTTATCAGGTTGTATGCATTATAAATAGATGGACGGCTTTCGACCCATTTCAACTCCACCCATTTAATCTGTTCCATAATTTGCTAAAAGAACTAAACAAGTATTTGGCCCGTTTAAAAAAAAGATGCAATCTTAATCAACCCATTTATAAGTAAAGTTCAACGTTAAAGAAACGCCAGTCAAGTATAAACCTGTTGGGTCCGGAAAGAAACAAACCCAAAACCTCGTGAACGGCcatgtggtttaccaaaattttggatttggtccctagctttctaaAATACACGGATGGACCCTGTGGGTTgcattttgtaacgcatttagtccctaaaaTGACATGGATgttccttgtggtttgcactttgtaacgcatttaggcGCTAACTTAGACATGCTCAAACATTTAAATTTGTTGGTTGAGGACTAATAACTAAATGATTAACTTGATGCCTTAATGGTATAATAATTTTGTATTGTTACTATCTAACTTTGTGTTACACGTGCCAATTACAGGAACTCGTTCACAAGACGGTTGCTCATCCACACTATGCACTAAATTATTCATTTCCATCACATGAAGAGGTTAGTAGAGATATTTAATCTTAACTTTCGTTACATGGAAAACAATTCACATTTTGACCCGTGGTGTAGGGTTGGGTCCTTACAAAGAATAGAAAAAAGTTAAAAGAAACGAGATGTAACGCCCTGGTTGCCGTCGATTGTGAGATGGTACTGTGTGAAGATGGCACTGATGCCTTGGTTAGGGTTTGCGTAGTGGATCGTGATCTAAAGGTATTTTCATTTCATGTCGTCAAATAGTTTTGTAAAATTAGAAGTTATTATGATTAGTTTGTTAATGACTTTTTGTAGGTCCaacttgatgaacttgttaaACCTGATAAAGTGGTCGTTGACTATAGAACGAATATAACCGGGGTTAGTGCTAAAGACCTGGAACACGTTACTTGCTCGTTACAAGATGTACAGGTGGGTTGAGCTTTGAAactgtttatttttttattatttttttttaaattgacaAATTATGTTTAATAGGAATCTATGAAGAAATTGCTATCGAGAGGAACCATACTGGTTGGTCACAGTCTGAATAATGATCTACATGGTAACTAAGTTGACGTTTGAAGTTACATATAATACCAATGCATAAAATCTCTTTAATTGTTCTATTAAAAATGGATTAATGTTGAAATTATATTGTGTTTTGGTCAACCCAACGCCTGAAAATTTACCATTTTGTTTGTTACCTATGCAACTTTTATCCTATATTTATTAGCTCCTTTTTTTTTACTGCAGCACTCAAGGTAGACCACACAAGAGTAATTGATACATCTCTTGTCTTCAAGTACTGGAGCGGTTCCAATTTTAAACGACCATCGTTAAATGACTTGTGTAAGGCAAGTCTCAAATCACTAAATTGTATATTGGTTTTTGATCTTTGATGAACATATGGAACTTTTAAATACACGGTTACTAGCATTATAACTCTCTAAGCTATTTTTAGATCCatctataatttattttatttttctcgTTTTTTGGCAGACGGTTTTAGGGTATGAACTTCGGAAGGAAGGTGCTCCACATAATTGTTTGGAGGATGCACGGGCCGCGATGAAACTTGTACTTGCCAAAATAGACGGGGGAGTTGATAACAACACTCTTCCTTCTTATCAAAACAatgtgagttttttttttaaatgtttgcGGTGTTCGGGCAAAATCTACCCCGTTGACTAAAATctggattattattattacaggTACATGATACTGACGCAATGAAGTTACTTTGTCACCGCATACCAATCTGCGTATCTGGAGAAAAATTACTTGAAATTATTCCTGGTGAATTCACCGTTGAGTTAAAGGTTAATTAATCATTTAATCCCCATTTTGCTTTAATTCATCATTATTATCAGCTAATGGTGTGAACAACTTGCTTGCAGGCAAATAAGAAAGCCGGAGGAGACAAGTATGCCGCTTTTGCGGTTTTTAAAGATAAACATGCGGCTGATGAAGCTTTCGAGGGCCTTGTTGGTGACCAGCTTAAAGTATGCATGCCGCTACACTTATTCTAGCTTCAACAATTAGTTATTTAATTTCTCGTTTTTGATGTTTAGCTGCTTTTGTAAACAGGATTCATCTGGGCGACCGCAGAAGTTAGTTTCTTTTAAACTGGATTCAGGTGTGGCTGGTGATTTGTATGTTCGGAAGATGGTCCAAGATGGTgacgataataataataatatccaGGTGGCATCAAATAAGAGGCCACTTGAAGACGAGACTCCAACTCAGCCCAAGAAGTTAAAGACAGACGGGGAGACGCCAGAACCAAAAGAGATCGTTGTATGTAATAATTGTGATGGTTATATTAACCAGATTGAAACTCTAAAGAAGCAGTTAAGTGATCGAGATCAAGAAATATCAATGTTACACAAGATCATAGTTTCTCAAGCAAGAAAACAATCCGGAATTTGAAGTTTTGGGGGTCGAGGCTTTCTCAAGGGTTTCAGTTTTGGATATTATTATTCTTGTAACATTTTCTAAACTAGTTTATTGTTGTAATTCTTTCTTTTTTAAGCAAAGtctaaaagacaaaaaaattaTTAGATGTCAAAAGCAAAAGTTTAACAACATTCATAGTGTTTCATC
The sequence above is drawn from the Helianthus annuus cultivar XRQ/B chromosome 12, HanXRQr2.0-SUNRISE, whole genome shotgun sequence genome and encodes:
- the LOC110891143 gene encoding small RNA degrading nuclease 1 isoform X1; translated protein: MTAFSMEKIEKAPKEVLVDIVKLAQKKGMEGSNGGWKEFLSVYDKKLGKSLSDPARRAPDALIAFLKTFSNVDDLKFFDKVVEKHESMEHIEKKTDKLSPEQELVHKTVAHPHYALNYSFPSHEEGWVLTKNRKKLKETRCNALVAVDCEMVLCEDGTDALVRVCVVDRDLKVQLDELVKPDKVVVDYRTNITGVSAKDLEHVTCSLQDVQESMKKLLSRGTILVGHSLNNDLHALKVDHTRVIDTSLVFKYWSGSNFKRPSLNDLCKTVLGYELRKEGAPHNCLEDARAAMKLVLAKIDGGVDNNTLPSYQNNVHDTDAMKLLCHRIPICVSGEKLLEIIPGEFTVELKANKKAGGDKYAAFAVFKDKHAADEAFEGLVGDQLKDSSGRPQKLVSFKLDSGVAGDLYVRKMVQDGDDNNNNIQVASNKRPLEDETPTQPKKLKTDGETPEPKEIVVCNNCDGYINQIETLKKQLSDRDQEISMLHKIIVSQARKQSGI
- the LOC110891143 gene encoding small RNA degrading nuclease 1 isoform X2 — translated: MTAFSMEKIEKAPKEVLVDIVKLAQKKGMEGSNGGWKEFLSVYDKKLGKSLSDPARRAPDALIAFLKTFSNVDDLKFFDKVVEKHESMEHIEKKTDKLSPEQELVHKTVAHPHYALNYSFPSHEEGWVLTKNRKKLKETRCNALVAVDCEMVLCEDGTDALVRVCVVDRDLKVQLDELVKPDKVVVDYRTNITGVSAKDLEHVTCSLQDVQKLLSRGTILVGHSLNNDLHALKVDHTRVIDTSLVFKYWSGSNFKRPSLNDLCKTVLGYELRKEGAPHNCLEDARAAMKLVLAKIDGGVDNNTLPSYQNNVHDTDAMKLLCHRIPICVSGEKLLEIIPGEFTVELKANKKAGGDKYAAFAVFKDKHAADEAFEGLVGDQLKDSSGRPQKLVSFKLDSGVAGDLYVRKMVQDGDDNNNNIQVASNKRPLEDETPTQPKKLKTDGETPEPKEIVVCNNCDGYINQIETLKKQLSDRDQEISMLHKIIVSQARKQSGI